The nucleotide sequence atcttttgcagtttttgcgtatttatgGAATTCAATGCCATGTTAataccagtaaatttaaaaaccGCATCGGTATAaaatgtatctgtactaatcacgtgactttcacatgctaataTTATTAACACTATAAACTAAgaaaccattatgcactatttttTAACAGGTAATATAATTGGCCTCATACTCgcttgtattgacaattctaggttTGGTTTCGAGGAAAAACCTATATTTGACGATTTTGTTACcatttggtgtctagtccctttaattgcAATTATTAACGATTAAGGGATGTGCTTATTGAAGGTCGATAGGCGATCTCATTGGCTAGAAAGGGATGTGCTTATTGAAGGTCGATAGGCGATCTCATTGGCTAGAATTGTATGTAGGTTATAATCTAATTGGAATATAATATAGGcatcataaatttattatttgtatggTGTTTATTTCAGGAACTGCCTATTTCGGGCCCTGGGGGACCAGTACGAGGGTCATGTGCGTAACCACTTCCGACACCGACACGATGTTGTCAAGTACATGGTCGACAATAGAGTGGACTTTGAACCATTCCTTGCCGATGAGGATACTTCATTTGATAGATATAGTAAGTTTTGTAAAAGAGTTTCTAGATTtaaaatttccattcatttaCTGTAGTGTACTATGGTTCGTAGATTAAAGATATTGCATTCATTACTgtaatgttgtgttttgttgatttgaGATAGTCCATTGATTAcagtagtgttgggaatcagaCATGATTTTACTGTCAATTCTTCAAAATCTATCAATGATCAATGAATTGTCTAAAGATTTTCATACATGTGCAAACACTTGAATTTGCCTTATAGATTCATGTATGGTATACTGGTAACTcatattttgtatgaattttctCGTCTGTAGTGTTATATTCATTCATAAAGCCTTGattataaatatcattgatTTAATTGATCATCGGAACAACCTTACATCATTGACTGGTGAAGCTCAAGACTGGTAAAGACTGGTAAAGCTCAAGACTGGTAAAGCTCAAGACTGGTAAAGACTGGTAAAGCTCAATACTGGCAAAGACTGGTAAAGCTCAATACTGGTAAAGCTAAAGACTGGTAAAGCTCAAGACTGGTAAAGACTGGTGAAGCTCAAGACCGGTGTTGACAGCCTTCAGGATCTGATTGTCTATCACTCTATGGAATGGATGTTATATCTTGTCTTCTGACAATTTCtgaacaaatgaaaatatttttcgaaGGTTCTTAACGCTTCACTGAAACTGATGCACTTATGGTATATGGAAAAGATCTTAATCAAAATTCAAGTGGAATAGCTGCATATTATggttcttttatttaaatgatctCATTTCATAATTGcttatgaattatttattgtccttattaattcatgtttaattatgttatggTAAAATatgtcttggtatgttgaattTCATTTCTATGGAATATTCCATTCCATTATGCATGTGGATGTCTTGCAACATAAATAAGTGTCCCTCTTATGTAACAGGCATCATGTTTATTGAACAATGCgaaagaaattataaaatagcTATGAAATGCTTTCATAGAAAACTTTGTATTTCTGAAAGCCAAAAGTTGATTATATTTAAAACGCATGACtagaaaacaagttattatagCTAGCAGTAAAATTAATGAGAAATTAATCGTGAGAAAATGCATTAAAAGGTATGTTAgtgataatgattgtttttgtcaTATTGTGCATCCCAAAACATTGAACCTTAGAAATAAAACAGGCACTTTGTACATGCAACCATCGTTCACCGacataaagaaatataattgcTATGATGACTGCTTTGATTATCATAAGCTCTACGTGCTTGTATCTAAATATTCTGTTCTATTCTGTTTTGACATAATGAATTTATTAAGATAAGGTTTTATAAACCAGCTTAATATTTGACATTCGTCACACAAGCAACACAATCaacattattcattaaaaaaagtgAGTTTAAGGGAAAGCGGATTATCaacaaatttgatgaaattcaGTTTTTGTGTTATTGCTAGAAACGCATTGTCCATTTACTAATCTATGTGTTTCTGTTTTCAGTCCATGCATTACAGAAGATGGGAACATATGCAGGCAATGATGCCATCGTAGCGTTCGCACGACTTCACCAAGTGAACATCATTATTCACCAACTCAACTCTCCATTTCTCCTGGTAAACAATTCATGAGGTGGAAGCAAGATGGTTCTATGTGACATCTAACATAGAAGCAGATAGATCATTTTCACTTTCACTCATCAAGGGTGCAAATTTTATTGTAGCTCATGCTCAAAGATAGTGTTATAGCCACCTTTATGTGAATGTGGTCAGGACCATTCttgtgaaaatagcaaaaaTAGTAAACATCAAACATAACATGAAGCCCCTTTTAAGATCCTAGATTTGAAGAATTTTAAGAGAATAAGACTGCATTTCAagagtgtgtgtataccacatgataaattacaccattatatatgctacgtcagaaggcaacattttgcttaaaatgaagacttaattCAAAGATTACTTCTATTActataccattttaaataaaacaaagggcagtctatgctgcttaaagagccccgccttcattttattaccggagtttgataaggtgatgagtttcatcaaacacttcgacaaacctgtttccaaaatatattttgacagtgctccgtcagatggccgtattgtgaaaaggtttgtcgaagtgtttgaagaaactaaactctcaatgaAACGCGGATAAAATACCGAAGGGGGGGCTCattaagcggcgtagactgcgctatgtttcatctaaaatggtgaagaaatagtgaagttatccttgttttaagtcttaattcgaagcaaaatattgcctttcgacATAGCAATTTATTGtgcaatttatcatgtggtatacacacactattcAACATGTCTGTGTTAGTTTTACTTGTTAAGTGTTCTcttctttattttgaattttaatttaaattatgaatttgagTTAAAAATTGTGGAACTCCCCAACCGTATTGGATGTGAATGGGGCCGAGTTGTGGCCCcattttaagtcaattaaaCATGCTGGAATATAAGCATGAATTCAGTTGAATTATTAAATTCAACTCAAATCAATTACACTattcaatgtttctttttacTGATTGAGAATGAAAACCTACTGAGACTTATTTGGTGTTTTGAACACAgttcatttcatactgtaatTGTTTTCTGGTACTTTAAATGTTTGCTGGTGATCCTCCATGACCCTTATTCTCATTTCTCACATTCGAGGATAtgaaatgactgaatattaaataaatatcatcattggtctgatataaataatttagtcTAGACacaggaaataaaataaaatggtaaacatgtttaatgatattcatttttattgaatcACTCAGCTTATGTTGAGCGTGTTTGAACCAGCAGAATGAAGCTTTATTTGGGTATGATATTAAgcatatatattatgattaaCTTGTCAGACATCACATGACCCATGACTGGATTTTTGTATCTCATCTCATCTTGTTAAGTTATTATTCAATTGTTACAACTGCTTTAGCCTGTTAAAATTTCTTAGTAAACATGTTCTAATAATAAAGTCATCATTATTATCTACGTATATTTCCATTACAGATCCAGGGCCTTGAGTCTTGCAGTACGTCAACGCGCCAATTACACATAGCCTATCATAACGGGGACCACTATTCTAGTGTGAGGAAAGTGGGCGACAACACCGAGTCACCCACCAATATAAAGCTAAAGGTTTGTGTTTGATGTGTAGTATATGTTCACTCGTATTATAACAGTTCTAAAACCCGCTGAATtctcatttttcttaattttaccaaattgTAGATTTATCTGGaaacacaacatttttttcaaattttgagcGGGCCtttgaaaaaaacttgaaaataacTTCTGTTTTAAAGATAGGGGATAGTGACACTCTGACTGGTCCTAAGGAATACACAGGATATGCAACAGGGGAGGATGGGATGGTGAGAGCCGTTAGAGATTCTTCAAGACTTGTAGACGAAGTCATGAATGTTACTGGATGTAAGgtaagcaagagttactgttctTGAGTTGTTATATTGTGCTTACTGATACAATAGATGTGGGACAGTAGGAGACATTTTGTGGATGGGACAGTAGGAGACATTTTGTGGATGGGACAGTAGGAGACATTTTGTGGATGGGACAGTAGGAGACATTTTGTGGATGGGACAGTAGGAGACATTTCGTGGATGGAGACATTTCATGGATGGGACAGTAGGAGACATTTTGTGGATGGGACAGTAGGAGACATTTCGTGGATGGGACAGTAGGAGACATTTCGTGGATGGGACAGTAGGAGACATTTCGTGGATGGGACAGTAGGAGACAGGACAGTAGGAGACATTCTATGGCTATGACAGTATGGGATTCTTAGGGAGACTCCTTAGGACTGTTTAGATGTGTACAGTAAAGCAGGAGTTACTGTCCTTAGTTATAATATTGTTCTTACGAATACAATGAATGTGGGACAAGGGGAAGGGTTTTATGGGTGGGACTGTAAGGAATTCTTCAAGACTTGTAGATAGTGAAACTATGAATGGTACTGGATGTATTGTGTATTGTTAGCATAGTTATGGTTAGATTTCTCCTTGCTAGATTGccatattatgtttataacattttaatctCATAGTCTTAATTTGACTAATTATCTGGGCATTGCAATGCGCTGAAAGTCTTttgaaaagtcataaaataATCCCTGATTTCTGTTTAATCACCAGGACTATGAACATGTGTATGAGAGCCTGGCAGATTGTGATTACGATGTGGACGCCACCATTGCCTACGTCATGCAAACCATGGAAATGTCAAATGGTAACATAACAACTTTTATTGCAGTAGTGAGTTATTCATTGAAGCATGGAAGGTGCATTTCAATCTGCATGTTCATGAATTGATTGCAATGTAAAGGATGAATGCTCAAAGATTTTTACtgatatcataaatattgataataaagcagccacaatatttattttcatctaaTGTTTGATGCATACTGATTGTATCCAAATTCCACAGGCAATTGAGATTCAATTGCTTATTCTTTACTTGGTCGTAATGTATACTTCACACCTTTTTCCTCCACCATTTTGGTGCTAACCACAATGAAGCCACCCCACACATGTCCAAATATGGTCTGAAAACTAAACCACACGAATGAAACTCTGAAGGGAAATCTTGCTTTAACCCTATGTTTGTGCATGGTGGTATTCAATCAAGTGATTTACTATAGGAAAGGTTCTTCATAGATCTTTCCATCTCTCTGGAACCCAAATAACCTCGACAGTGGCCAGCCCAACCAAACTCTCTCACTCAATTTTATATGAATTACGTAGTGAGAGGCTGTTCCCTTCCGTCGTTCATTCAAAAAATGCTTCAAATGACATCTCCTAAATCTGGCCACATCGGATGAAACTTCACTGGGAAGTTCCTTGGATGGTGCCCTTTCAAATATGTTCAAAGAAATTTATTCCATGCACAAATCTGCTGAGATATTTGTGCTTTTTTATATTGTCTACCTAgtgtgttcaaattatgcccctggcaCTGCCCTGCGGGTCAAATTTTCTAACACACTTACATAGtgaaatttttgaaaatattcttgtcTTAACTGTTAGGGCCAGACTTTCGATAGTGTTTTATCTAGCCTCAAATAGTAGTCatctatgaaaataaaaatcaactcTTGCTCCTGAGGTCAAAACTGCCCCTGCCCTAGGGATTACAAGTTTCCTATAGACTTATACAAGATAAATTTTTTCAGAAACTGCTAGGCCTAGACACTTGATATTTTATGTGTGGCATCATAAAGCATcaagtttgttaaaattgtgCCCCTGGGATCAAAACTGGCCCAACCCAAGGATCACACGTTTCCTATAGACTCATATGAGAAAAACTTGGAAAATCTCCTTGCCTGAAACCATTAGGCCCACGCCCTTGATATTTAGTTACGTAGCATCATACAATGGTCCTccaccaagtttgttcaaataatgcccATTGAGTCAAAACTAACTATGCCATAGGGTTCAAAAGTTTCCTATAGAGCtgacttatatagggaaatctttgaaaatcttctcgcTTTAAACTGCTATACCCAGACCCTTTAGAATaagtttgttcaaatcatgcccctggggtcaaaactggccccaACCTGGGGGTTACAAGTTCCCTCAGTAATAGGGAAATCttagaaaatgttatttttctcaAATCACATGGCCTAGACTTTTGAAAATTGCAAAGTATCAACATATGATGAACCTCAACCAAGATTTTTCACAGCTGTCCCCACCCATTTTGATCTTCtttttgattttaaaagcaatgataataaaattggaccatgtgtacaaaacaaatatcaatgttgtctttGGATGTCTTTGACGGTGAccttttgacatattttcttatttttgaaacttcagcattgaactttggaccatgtgtacatgttttataacaGATAATGTTGTGCTTGGACGACTTTAATCACTACAACATTTGATAATACTGGATCATAGTTTAATGATCAGTTTCAGGTGAagtatgcatgtatattgtataaatatacaaagtaaTGTTTTTGTCTAATTTAGGTGCCACTACGGATGATTCAGCCTCACTTGCGTCCCAGATGACCTCAACAGACAGTGGAATATGGTCAGAGAACAGCTCCACCCCAACCAAAACCATGACAGGCAAACCAGGGCTGGACGTGAACCACAACCATCTCGGTGCTAAAGGTCACTATCGGGATGTGAGTTATGGGGGAAGCTCTGGTTACGGGTCAGTGAGCGAGCATACAAGTGGCGCCAGGCCCAAAGTGAACATTGAGGTGCAGCCTGCCGCTGATAAGGTGAGAGAGAACACATGAATAGAGCCATCAataagtattgtttattttgaaaagaaatttgTATAAACCTCAGTAACAAATATACCAAAAGTTATGTTGCAAGGAAGTTGaagattatcaacatttttttatccattGTTCTTCATTATCCGATTTTTGGTCGACGataaatgccttatttaaaaaatgtggtataaggaaaatgtttaatgaCATCAAATATATTGTGATAGGATATAAGATACACCAAAAAGAATACAActgtgttaatattgttttaagtcaaatatgttACTGTATTTATAAGACATACTTCACATGCGACCGGAGAATGAAGCCCATAAATATATTGTCTTATTTATATTACGATCTGATTGCTTTAGAAACATTcctacaaataaaaaatgtcaatcaCTGATTACTGAATGACTTTATAAAAAACCTTAAGTACATTCAATAGATACTTTgagtgtatattttttttaatctttgtcTATGTATTACTTTACTACCTGTGACATTGTTGCTTTTATGATCTAATAAACAGACTGTTATACTTTAGCAGttccaaaaagaaaagaaaaatatgccaaaaaaagctttaaaagaaGCTACAATGAATAATCCTAACTTAATCTCACCAAAATTTGACATGCTGCCTATGAATTTTGCAGGGAGGGAAGCAGAAACAATCGAGTAAACAGGCAAAGAAGCAGAAGAAGTTGGAGAAGAAAGCTAGAGCTGAGGAGAAACATCGCATGAAGTTCCTCGGCATGCAACCACAGGTACAGGATGAGGATGCGGATCTGATGACGGTGATAGTGAAGGATTTGAAAATGGCCAGaatatgaaatgataaaatatattatatagtttGTGATAGCTACATCTTGAATTATGAGTTTAAAGATTGACTGTTCAATAAGACATTGAGTTTAGATAAATATACATATCTCACTGAAGGGAAATCTTGTTATAGCTATAGTTATGCAAATATGTATTCCTCTATATTTATTCCCAAGGAATTACTTTTCAAAACCATGATGTTCACAATTTGATAACAAATGCTGTGTTTCATTAAGAGATCTTAGTTG is from Mya arenaria isolate MELC-2E11 chromosome 9, ASM2691426v1 and encodes:
- the LOC128246934 gene encoding OTU domain-containing protein 3-like, whose translation is MSARRLINSRMGRNQGQGGGSIPRAVNGGNVHYVAVRQDVVTRKREERTVREAFRREKKMTSYLEEDENFPNFRNQLAKLGLELRDIPGDGNCLFRALGDQYEGHVRNHFRHRHDVVKYMVDNRVDFEPFLADEDTSFDRYIHALQKMGTYAGNDAIVAFARLHQVNIIIHQLNSPFLLIQGLESCSTSTRQLHIAYHNGDHYSSVRKVGDNTESPTNIKLKIGDSDTLTGPKEYTGYATGEDGMVRAVRDSSRLVDEVMNVTGCKDYEHVYESLADCDYDVDATIAYVMQTMEMSNGATTDDSASLASQMTSTDSGIWSENSSTPTKTMTGKPGLDVNHNHLGAKGHYRDVSYGGSSGYGSVSEHTSGARPKVNIEVQPAADKGGKQKQSSKQAKKQKKLEKKARAEEKHRMKFLGMQPQVQDEDADLMTVIVKDLKMARI